In Streptomyces sp. NBC_00683, the DNA window CCGCCTGGCGCAGCTGCTCGGTCTCACCGTCGAGGTTCTGGACCATGGGGTCGATGACCACGGTCGCGTGAGGGCAGTTCACAGCAGATCTCCTGTCGTACGTACGGGAGCGAACCGGACGGGGAGCGCGTTCATCCCGCGCAGGAAGGCGGACGGCCGCCGGACGAGGTCCTTTTCGGGGACGGCGAGTGCGAGGTCGGGCAGCCGGTCGAGGATGACCTCGATCCCGGTACGGGCGATGGTCTCGGCAATCTCCTGCGCGGGGAAGGGGCAGCGGTACTCACCGTGGCTGAAGGCCAGGTGCGCACTGTTGCTGCTGTGCCTCGTGGCACCGTCGGACTCCAGGTCCTGGCGCACGAGGGGGTCGGTGTTGGCCGCCCCCAGGCCGAGCAGCAGCATGTCCCCCGCGCGGATCGTCCGTCCGCCGAGCTGGGTGTCGCGGACCGCCCACCGGCCGGCGAGGATCTGCGTCGGGCTCTCCTCCCAGAGGACCTCGTTCATGGCGTCGCCGATGCTGCGACGTCCGCCGGAGAGCGAGTCGGCGAACTGGTCCTCGGTGAGCATCAGCCGCAGGGAGTTGCCGATCCAGTCGGCGGTGGTCAGATGGCCGGCGGCGGTGATGGCCATGAGGTCGAGCGCGTACTCCTGATCGGTGAACGGCTCCGGGTTCGCGAGCATCCGGGAGGTGACGTCGTCCCCGGGGGTGTCCCGCTTGACCGCCACGAGCCGCTGCATGTGCTCGGCGAACCGCCCGTACGCCTTCTGCGCGTCGGGGCCCCCGTCGGCGAGGTCCTTCAGGACCCGGGCGATGTCCGCTCCTTCGGCATCGGGGAAGCCGACGAGCCGGGCGAGGACGAGAACGGGCAGCGGTTCGGCGAACTCGGCCACGAGATCGGCCGTGCCCCGGCTGCAGATGTCGTCGATGAGGCGGTCGGCGAGCTGCTCGCAGTGCCCCCGGATCTCGAACGGATCGGCACTCTCGAGCGCGGGCACCACCATCTCGGCATGCCGCCGGTGTTCGGCGCCCGCGGTGAAGTAGATGGACGGCATGGGGCGGCCGACCATGGGGAGCAGCGGCCAGTCCTCGGGTATGTGCTCCCACTGGTTCCACAGCCCGACATCTCTCGGGAACAACTCGCCGTCACTGGTGACCTGGTGGAGCTCCCGGTACCCGACGACCAGCCAGGCCGGGAAACCGCCGGGGAGCTCGACCGGCACCACGGGCCCGTACTCGTGCCGCATGGTCCGGTAGAGGGCCTGCGGAGCGGTGTGGAACTCCGGTCCGCTGAGCGGTACGGCGGCGGTGGCGGCGTGCGCGGGGCAGCCACCGCCGGATGCGGGCGCGGCGGACGGACGAGGGGTCGTCATCGTACGGACTCCTGGGAGACGGCTTCGCGCGTTGCGGCCATACGATCAACGCGGGACCACTATAAGGAGGTTGGGTGAAGCATCGGGCGCCAATCGCGCCGATTTCCGACCTTTAACGATCACGTCATCTCCCGACCGGTTCGCGAATGATCGAAAACGGACAGAACGCGCTCCGGGGCGGCAGGTGGGACACCCGGCTCGGCTCCCGGGTCGCCGGCTCAGCCCCTCGGTGCGCCGTCGCCGAGGCGCGGGAGACGGAAGCGCCGCCCGTCTCGAAGCTCAACCAGCGAAACCTGAAGCGGCTCCTGCTGTGAACTACCAGCAGGAGCCGCTTCAGGTGAAGCAGGGTGGAGCTGAGGACCCGTTCGGCTCAGCCCACCTTTTCCAAGGTAAAGCCATCGGCGTGTGCGCTCGCGGCATAGTCGCCGAAAGTAGTCATACCGATCACGACGCCGACGGTTTCTCCCACTTCATCGCGTTTCGACTCGACGCTCGCAATCTCCACTCCCTGACTGTCTTCCTCGAGAACCCGTAGGGAGTGATCCCCAGGGGGCCAGAAGTAGTCGGGAAGTTTCTGGTCCGAACGCCGCTCGACGCGAAGGCTCCAGTCCGTCCAGTCGGTCAGCATGTAACTTCCCCCGCCGACCAGATTCAGCTGAAGACCGACAACATCGCCATCTCCGTCAATCACCTCGGCCACACAGGTCACTTTATGGCCGATGAGCGAATCTGCTGGCAGGAACATCACACCTTTGGGCTCCTCAGTGCGAGAAAGGCTCATACTTTTTGGTGGCGCCTTCTTACCACTTGTTCGGTCCACTCAACGGGAACATCGAAACGAACTCCCATCACCCTTGGTGATGAGCAGGTCATTGTCCTTCTTGTAGAACCAGTAGTCGTCGGCCCCGCCCTGCCCCGGCCGGTAGGCACCTTGGCGTGCTTCGTCGGGGCGGATCGAACCGACTCTATGCGGTCCGCGCCGCACGACCTGACGAAGATTCAGCGAACCTACTTTGGGACGCAGTTCGGCCACGTAGGCCCGAACGCCGGCGGCGGTGGCGTGGGGCCCGGCCCGCACCTCTGCCCTCCTGCGTCCGACCTCCGGTCGCCGTGATGAACATCCCCGCAGGAATCGTGACCGTTCCCGGCGGGCCGGCTCTCCGCGCTCCGGAAAGAAGCAGCCGCCCTCGGGACGAGCGGGTGCAGGCGTCGTCCCGGCCGGTTACGGCGTGTGACCGATGACGCCGACCGGCACTCCACGGTGTGAAGGTCTGCTCATGAATGGTCGGGTTTCCTCAGCCGGCCTTGCGGGTCCTGCTTACCCCGGAGTAACAAGACGATCATGAACCTCTTCAGCCGCAGTTCCACCCTCCGACGCCCAGCGGCCCCGAACGCCCCGGTGGCCTCCACGCCCCCCACAGCCGCGGTGGTGCCGGACCCGGCCCTGGCGGCTCTCACGGGAGAGTGGATGATCGACCCCGCGCACAGCAGGATCGGGTTCTCCGTGCGGCACGCCATGGTGACGACAGTGCGCGGCTCCTTCGCGGAGTACGAGAGCCGCCTCTACTTCGACGGCCGGAACCCGGCCCGTTCCAGGGCCGAGATCGCACTGGCCACCGCGAGCGTCGACACGGGCGTGGAGCAGCGTGACGCCCATCTGGTCGGCCGTGACTTCCTGGACGCCACGAGGCACCCGCGGATCACCTTCACCAGCACCGCCGTGCAGATGGCGAGCAAGGAGGTCTTCCGCATGACCGGCGACCTCACCATCAGGGGAATCGCTCGCCCGGTAACCCTGGACCTCACCTACATCGGTTACGTGACCGACCCGTTCGGGTACGAACGCGTCGGCTTCGACGGCACCACCACCATCAACCGTTCCGACTGGGGCCTGACCTACAACGCGAGGCTGGCCGAGGGCGGGGCGATGGTGAGCGAGAGGCTCCGCCTCCAGTTCGACATCGCCGCGATCCGCGCCACGGGCTGACCCAGGACGTCCAACGGCACGTGGTCAGGTCCGCCGCCCGAGCCGGACGAAGCGACTGCCCCGGTCAGGCGTCGATGGGGAGCAACTGGACCAGCCCGACCGAGTTTCTGTCGTCCGCCTCGGTGTGGACGGCGCGAACCGTCCAGCGACCCGCGGGCAGTG includes these proteins:
- a CDS encoding cytochrome P450 — its product is MTTPRPSAAPASGGGCPAHAATAAVPLSGPEFHTAPQALYRTMRHEYGPVVPVELPGGFPAWLVVGYRELHQVTSDGELFPRDVGLWNQWEHIPEDWPLLPMVGRPMPSIYFTAGAEHRRHAEMVVPALESADPFEIRGHCEQLADRLIDDICSRGTADLVAEFAEPLPVLVLARLVGFPDAEGADIARVLKDLADGGPDAQKAYGRFAEHMQRLVAVKRDTPGDDVTSRMLANPEPFTDQEYALDLMAITAAGHLTTADWIGNSLRLMLTEDQFADSLSGGRRSIGDAMNEVLWEESPTQILAGRWAVRDTQLGGRTIRAGDMLLLGLGAANTDPLVRQDLESDGATRHSSNSAHLAFSHGEYRCPFPAQEIAETIARTGIEVILDRLPDLALAVPEKDLVRRPSAFLRGMNALPVRFAPVRTTGDLL
- a CDS encoding YceI family protein, which produces MNLFSRSSTLRRPAAPNAPVASTPPTAAVVPDPALAALTGEWMIDPAHSRIGFSVRHAMVTTVRGSFAEYESRLYFDGRNPARSRAEIALATASVDTGVEQRDAHLVGRDFLDATRHPRITFTSTAVQMASKEVFRMTGDLTIRGIARPVTLDLTYIGYVTDPFGYERVGFDGTTTINRSDWGLTYNARLAEGGAMVSERLRLQFDIAAIRATG